In one window of Hymenobacter nivis DNA:
- a CDS encoding NAD(P)-dependent oxidoreductase: MLKIGLLCEGKTPPDRRVPLTPKKCAEAQATFPGLHIVVQSSPLRSYADQEYRDLGLEVCDDVAGCDVLLGVKEVPVAQLLPHQTYLFFSHTIKEQPANQALLRAVLDKNIRLIDYELITNDRGERVVAFGRYAGIVGAYNGLLTYGRKHGLFALKAAHACVDMDDMQEEFFKVKKLPPIKIAVTGTGRVAQGALEVLDRVGIRRVSVYDYLYHDFREPVYAQLGSADYNSRRDGRVWDTLDFHRHPEAYESTFGLFTPVTDLLIACAFWHPAAPHLFALADVGGPNFRINTIADVTCDVNGSIPVTQRSTTIPDPAYDYDLATGALASPYSGPRTITVMAVDNLPCELPRNASRDFGRQLLDHVFPQFFNDDAGGVLARATIAQGGELTERFGYLAGYAGGGQKE; this comes from the coding sequence ATGCTCAAAATAGGCCTGCTCTGCGAAGGCAAAACGCCGCCCGACCGCCGCGTGCCCCTCACGCCCAAAAAATGCGCCGAGGCCCAGGCTACGTTTCCCGGCCTGCACATAGTGGTGCAAAGCAGCCCGCTGCGCAGCTACGCCGACCAGGAATACCGCGACCTGGGCCTGGAAGTGTGCGACGATGTGGCCGGCTGCGACGTGCTGCTGGGCGTGAAGGAGGTGCCCGTGGCCCAGCTGCTGCCGCACCAAACGTACCTGTTCTTTTCGCACACCATTAAGGAGCAGCCGGCCAACCAGGCGCTGCTGCGCGCCGTGCTCGATAAAAACATCCGTCTAATTGACTACGAGCTCATTACCAACGACCGTGGCGAGCGGGTGGTGGCTTTTGGGCGCTACGCCGGCATCGTGGGGGCCTACAACGGGCTCCTGACCTACGGCCGCAAGCACGGTCTGTTCGCCCTCAAGGCCGCCCACGCGTGCGTTGACATGGACGACATGCAGGAGGAGTTTTTCAAGGTGAAGAAGCTGCCGCCCATTAAGATAGCCGTGACCGGCACCGGCCGCGTGGCCCAGGGGGCCCTGGAAGTGCTCGACCGCGTGGGCATCCGGCGGGTGAGCGTGTACGACTACCTCTACCACGACTTCCGCGAGCCGGTGTACGCCCAGCTGGGCTCGGCCGACTACAACAGCCGCCGCGACGGCCGCGTATGGGACACGCTCGACTTCCACCGCCACCCGGAGGCCTACGAATCCACGTTCGGCCTGTTCACTCCCGTCACGGACCTGCTGATTGCCTGCGCGTTCTGGCACCCGGCGGCCCCGCACCTGTTCGCGCTGGCCGACGTTGGGGGTCCCAACTTCCGCATCAACACCATCGCCGACGTGACCTGCGACGTGAACGGCTCCATCCCCGTCACCCAGCGCAGCACCACCATCCCCGACCCCGCCTACGACTACGACCTCGCTACCGGGGCCCTGGCGTCGCCCTACTCGGGGCCCCGCACCATCACGGTAATGGCAGTGGACAACCTGCCCTGCGAGCTGCCCCGCAACGCCAGCCGCGACTTCGGCCGCCAGCTGCTCGACCACGTGTTCCCCCAGTTTTTCAACGACGACGCGGGCGGCGTGCTGGCCCGCGCCACCATTGCCCAAGGCGGGGAATTGACGGAGCGGTTCGGGTACCTGGCGGGGTACGCGGGAGGAGGTCAGAAGGAGTAG
- a CDS encoding outer membrane beta-barrel protein: MLMVNLLYDHNNLTKSPTQCFFGNWSRHQGPYFRANRFLQPFPRSPPMKLLLLLGFGWATVARGQGVAPAEPRFYVGLQACYMHYPGLGFGTSGTHSLPKSIYPIAGTIGYRINANYSIEASFTGCFPAMQRDTAGGSSVEYRSSAYAVTFLVRRNLFPAHWGGPWGTSVTAGLAGISTTQDVRAYFQNGGSSTSFIGNGSAQLAIGVGMRYRLSPHWQLTADAQGVIYLFDSGFIFSSRTDGLGNVGGGATAGVRYSF; the protein is encoded by the coding sequence ATGTTAATGGTCAATTTATTATACGATCATAATAACCTTACTAAGAGTCCTACACAGTGTTTTTTTGGTAATTGGTCACGGCACCAGGGACCCTACTTTCGGGCTAATCGTTTTCTCCAGCCTTTTCCCCGTTCACCGCCAATGAAACTACTACTATTACTTGGTTTTGGGTGGGCCACCGTGGCCCGGGGCCAAGGCGTGGCGCCCGCCGAGCCCCGCTTTTACGTGGGGTTGCAAGCCTGCTATATGCACTACCCGGGGCTGGGATTCGGAACCAGCGGCACCCATTCTCTACCCAAATCCATTTATCCAATAGCTGGCACTATTGGTTACCGAATCAATGCCAATTACTCCATTGAAGCAAGTTTTACTGGGTGCTTCCCAGCTATGCAACGTGATACGGCGGGGGGCAGTAGCGTTGAGTACCGGAGCAGCGCCTATGCTGTTACGTTTTTGGTAAGACGAAATTTGTTTCCCGCTCATTGGGGTGGCCCCTGGGGGACGTCAGTTACTGCTGGCCTCGCGGGTATTAGCACTACTCAGGATGTTCGGGCTTACTTTCAGAATGGTGGCAGCAGCACCTCATTTATTGGCAACGGCAGCGCCCAACTCGCCATTGGGGTAGGGATGAGGTATCGTCTTAGTCCACATTGGCAACTCACAGCAGATGCTCAGGGTGTAATTTATTTGTTTGACAGCGGCTTCATTTTCAGCTCTCGTACGGACGGGTTGGGCAACGTAGGCGGTGGTGCCACAGCTGGCGTTCGCTACTCCTTCTGA
- a CDS encoding glycoside hydrolase family 130 protein, whose protein sequence is MDRANPIMGPSAVGQFTDPVLKRNVRWEEKDVFNPAVVVRGGKIYMLYRAENKVTPFGKTSRIGLASSTDGIHFMREPAPVLYPANDAQQNYETGGTEDPRVVEAPGGTYYMTYTAYDGKLARLHVASSPDLRHWTKYGNAFARAGGGKYLNKWSKSGAIVSRYEPDGRIVATKIKGKYWMYWGDAQIWLATSDDLIHWTPLEMGPGEQPPVPLRAQALTLPYLKVMLPTRAGKFDSDLVEPGPPAMLTDQGIRLIYNSRNVPAIGDKSLPEGTYTAAQALFDKNDPTKLLQRTDTYFMRPDRPYERTGQVNQVVFLEGLAQFKSTWFLYYGTADSKIAVATRPVG, encoded by the coding sequence GTGGACCGCGCCAACCCCATCATGGGCCCCAGCGCGGTGGGCCAGTTCACCGACCCCGTGCTGAAAAGGAACGTGCGGTGGGAGGAAAAGGACGTGTTCAACCCCGCCGTGGTGGTGCGCGGCGGCAAGATTTACATGCTGTACCGGGCTGAAAACAAGGTTACTCCTTTCGGTAAGACCTCACGCATCGGCCTGGCCAGCAGCACCGACGGCATCCACTTCATGCGCGAACCGGCGCCCGTGCTCTACCCCGCCAACGACGCCCAGCAGAATTACGAAACCGGCGGCACCGAAGACCCGCGGGTGGTGGAGGCCCCCGGCGGCACCTACTACATGACCTACACGGCCTACGACGGCAAGCTGGCCCGCCTGCACGTGGCCTCCTCGCCCGACCTGCGGCACTGGACGAAGTACGGCAACGCCTTTGCCCGGGCCGGCGGCGGCAAGTACCTGAATAAGTGGAGCAAATCGGGCGCCATCGTGTCGCGCTACGAGCCCGACGGGCGCATCGTGGCCACCAAAATAAAGGGCAAGTACTGGATGTACTGGGGCGACGCCCAAATCTGGCTGGCCACCTCCGACGACCTCATCCACTGGACGCCGCTGGAAATGGGCCCCGGCGAGCAGCCGCCCGTACCGCTGCGCGCCCAGGCCCTCACCCTGCCCTACTTAAAAGTGATGCTGCCCACCCGCGCCGGCAAGTTCGACAGCGACTTGGTGGAACCGGGGCCCCCGGCCATGCTCACCGACCAAGGCATCCGCCTGATTTATAACAGCCGCAACGTACCCGCCATCGGCGACAAGTCCTTGCCCGAGGGCACCTACACCGCCGCCCAGGCCCTGTTCGACAAGAACGACCCCACCAAGCTGCTCCAGCGTACCGATACCTATTTCATGCGCCCCGACCGGCCCTACGAACGCACCGGCCAGGTCAACCAAGTGGTGTTTCTGGAAGGGCTGGCGCAGTTCAAGTCCACCTGGTTTCTGTACTACGGCACGGCCGATTCCAAAATTGCCGTGGCCACCCGGCCGGTGGGTTAG
- a CDS encoding CsbD family protein, which produces MDANNNNLNDATELQGRGNWNQLKGEAKQKWAGLTDDDLTYADGKQDEWFGKLQAKTGSTIDEIKNWFNEKTSSADTQADVKSTEYQARGDWNQIKGQAKQKWGNLTDDDLTYQEGKQDEWFGQLQEKTGHAIDDIKGWFQKTF; this is translated from the coding sequence ATGGACGCCAATAACAACAACCTCAACGATGCCACCGAGCTGCAAGGCCGGGGAAACTGGAACCAGCTGAAAGGCGAAGCCAAGCAAAAATGGGCCGGCCTGACCGACGATGACCTGACCTATGCCGATGGCAAGCAGGACGAGTGGTTTGGCAAGCTGCAAGCAAAAACCGGTAGCACGATTGACGAAATCAAGAACTGGTTTAACGAAAAAACCAGCAGCGCCGACACCCAGGCCGATGTGAAAAGCACTGAGTACCAGGCCCGCGGCGACTGGAACCAGATTAAGGGCCAGGCCAAGCAGAAATGGGGCAACCTCACCGATGACGACCTGACTTACCAGGAAGGCAAGCAAGATGAGTGGTTCGGCCAGCTGCAAGAGAAGACCGGCCACGCCATCGACGACATCAAGGGCTGGTTCCAAAAGACGTTCTAA
- a CDS encoding 2-oxoglutarate dehydrogenase E1 component, translated as MDSYSYIANADAVAIETLYQAYQQNPESVDFGWRKFFEGFDFSQQFPAEEAPATNGSGAASAPAGPVAAPAAPAAPAAPQPNDYGVLNTVASTNNAPAGLVGNETVPNDKETAVRNLIHAYRSRGHLRAKTNPVRERKDRQPHLDLSDFGLSEADLDTPFRNGETLGLGPKATLRDIVAALEKIYTGTVGFEYMYIRDPEVLDWLREKIEREALSFNPGAEYKKRILKKLNEAVVFENFLHTKFLGQKRFSLEGGETTIPALDAIIGKGADLGVQEVIIGMAHRGRLNVLANIMGKTYEQIFSEFEGTAIPDLTMGDGDVKYHMGYSSEVETANGKKVNLKLAPNPSHLEAVNPVVEGFVRAKIEHQYGGDYHKILPILIHGDAALAGQGIGYELTQMSQLEGYKTGGTVHFVINNQVGFTTDFEDARSSIYCTDLAKMIDAPVIHVNGDDPEAVVFAAQLAAEYRQQFHADFFIDMVCYRRHGHNESDEPKFTQPTLYNIISKHQNPREVYNATLVERGDVDAELASQMDKEFRDTLQARLDLVKQKPLPYKYQALENEWRSLRRSTNEDFAQSPETGVSEEVVAKVAKALTTIPDGFKPIKQIDNLLRERRKMFYETRVLNWAAGELLAYGSLLTENHVVRVSGQDVQRGTFSHRHAVLHDAETSAPYNSLNHLEGEHEQLCIYNSLLSEYAVLGFEFGYGMANPTALVVWEAQFGDFANGAQTMIDQFVVSSESKWQRMNGLVMLLPHGYEGQGPEHSNARPERFLQLAAENNIVVANVTTPANFFHLLRRQLAWSFRKPLVVMSPKSMLRNPLCVSPLDEFTSGRFREVLADDYAEAKKVKRVLLCSGKVYYDLLDEQRTSNRTDVALVRVEQLHPFPQQQLQVELSKYPKAKVFWVQEEPENMGYWNYLLRFMRRELEDVVARKPSASPATGYNKIHVKEQKDLVARAFDKPKEAVADGQIKETVAVAKKQE; from the coding sequence ATGGACTCTTACTCGTATATCGCCAACGCCGACGCGGTGGCCATCGAAACCCTGTACCAAGCGTACCAGCAAAACCCCGAATCGGTGGATTTTGGCTGGCGCAAGTTTTTCGAAGGGTTTGATTTCTCGCAGCAGTTCCCGGCCGAGGAGGCCCCGGCCACCAACGGCAGCGGCGCCGCTTCGGCTCCCGCGGGCCCGGTAGCGGCGCCGGCCGCGCCGGCCGCGCCGGCCGCGCCCCAGCCTAACGACTACGGCGTGCTGAACACAGTGGCTTCGACTAATAACGCCCCCGCGGGCCTCGTTGGCAATGAAACCGTGCCCAACGATAAGGAGACGGCCGTTCGCAACCTCATCCACGCCTACCGCAGCCGTGGCCACCTGCGCGCCAAAACCAACCCGGTGCGCGAGCGTAAAGACCGCCAGCCCCACCTTGATTTGTCGGATTTTGGCCTGAGCGAAGCCGACTTGGACACGCCGTTCCGCAACGGCGAAACGCTGGGCTTGGGGCCTAAGGCCACGCTGCGCGACATCGTTGCGGCGCTGGAAAAGATTTACACCGGTACAGTGGGCTTCGAGTACATGTACATTCGCGACCCGGAGGTGCTGGACTGGCTGCGCGAGAAAATTGAGCGCGAAGCCCTATCCTTCAACCCCGGCGCGGAGTACAAAAAGCGCATCCTGAAGAAGCTGAACGAGGCGGTGGTATTCGAGAACTTTCTGCACACCAAGTTTTTGGGGCAGAAGCGCTTCTCGCTCGAAGGCGGTGAAACCACCATTCCGGCCTTGGACGCCATCATCGGCAAGGGCGCCGATTTGGGGGTGCAGGAGGTGATAATCGGCATGGCCCACCGCGGCCGCCTGAACGTGCTGGCCAACATCATGGGCAAAACGTACGAGCAGATTTTCTCGGAGTTCGAGGGCACGGCCATCCCCGACCTGACCATGGGCGACGGCGACGTAAAGTACCACATGGGCTACTCGTCGGAGGTGGAAACGGCTAATGGTAAGAAAGTTAACCTGAAGCTGGCCCCCAACCCCTCGCACCTGGAGGCGGTGAACCCGGTGGTGGAAGGCTTCGTGCGCGCTAAAATTGAGCACCAGTACGGCGGCGACTACCACAAAATCCTGCCCATCCTCATTCACGGCGACGCGGCGCTGGCCGGCCAGGGCATCGGCTACGAGCTGACCCAGATGTCGCAGCTGGAAGGCTACAAAACCGGCGGCACGGTGCACTTCGTCATCAACAACCAAGTGGGCTTCACCACTGATTTTGAGGATGCCCGCTCATCGATTTACTGCACCGACCTGGCCAAGATGATTGACGCGCCGGTGATTCACGTCAACGGCGACGACCCCGAGGCCGTGGTGTTTGCCGCCCAGCTGGCCGCCGAGTACCGCCAGCAGTTCCACGCCGATTTCTTCATCGACATGGTGTGCTACCGCCGCCACGGCCACAACGAGTCCGACGAGCCCAAATTCACCCAACCCACGCTCTACAACATCATCTCGAAGCACCAGAACCCGCGCGAGGTGTACAACGCCACGCTAGTAGAGCGCGGCGACGTGGACGCTGAGCTGGCCAGCCAGATGGACAAGGAGTTCCGCGACACGCTGCAAGCCCGCCTCGACCTGGTGAAGCAGAAGCCGCTGCCTTATAAATACCAGGCCCTGGAAAACGAGTGGCGCAGCCTGCGCCGCAGCACCAACGAGGACTTCGCCCAATCGCCCGAAACCGGCGTATCGGAGGAAGTGGTGGCGAAAGTGGCCAAAGCCCTAACCACGATTCCCGACGGCTTCAAGCCCATCAAGCAGATCGACAACTTGTTGCGCGAGCGCCGCAAGATGTTCTACGAAACCCGCGTGCTGAACTGGGCCGCCGGCGAGTTGCTGGCCTATGGCTCGCTGCTGACCGAAAACCACGTCGTGCGCGTGAGCGGCCAGGACGTGCAGCGCGGCACGTTCTCGCACCGCCACGCGGTGCTGCACGACGCCGAAACCTCGGCGCCCTACAACTCGCTGAACCACCTGGAAGGCGAGCACGAACAACTGTGCATTTACAACTCGTTGCTGAGCGAGTACGCAGTACTGGGCTTTGAGTTTGGCTACGGCATGGCCAACCCCACGGCCCTGGTGGTCTGGGAGGCGCAGTTCGGCGACTTCGCCAACGGGGCCCAAACCATGATCGACCAGTTCGTGGTGAGCTCCGAGAGCAAGTGGCAGCGCATGAACGGCCTGGTGATGCTGCTGCCCCACGGCTACGAGGGCCAGGGCCCCGAACACTCCAACGCCCGCCCCGAGCGCTTCCTTCAGCTGGCCGCCGAGAACAACATCGTCGTGGCCAACGTGACCACACCGGCCAACTTCTTCCATCTACTGCGCCGCCAACTGGCGTGGAGCTTCCGCAAGCCGCTGGTGGTGATGTCGCCCAAGTCGATGCTGCGCAACCCACTGTGCGTGTCGCCGCTTGACGAATTCACCAGCGGCCGCTTCCGCGAAGTGCTGGCCGACGACTACGCCGAAGCCAAGAAGGTGAAGCGCGTGCTGCTGTGCTCGGGCAAGGTGTACTACGACCTGCTCGACGAGCAGCGCACCAGCAACCGCACCGACGTGGCCCTGGTGCGCGTGGAGCAGTTGCACCCCTTCCCGCAGCAGCAACTGCAAGTCGAGCTGTCCAAGTATCCCAAAGCCAAGGTGTTCTGGGTGCAGGAGGAGCCCGAGAACATGGGCTACTGGAACTACCTGCTCCGCTTCATGCGCCGCGAGCTGGAAGACGTGGTGGCCCGCAAGCCCTCGGCCTCGCCGGCCACCGGCTACAACAAAATCCACGTAAAGGAGCAGAAAGACCTCGTGGCCCGCGCCTTCGACAAGCCCAAGGAAGCCGTGGCCGACGGCCAAATCAAGGAAACGGTGGCGGTGGCCAAAAAGCAAGAATAG
- a CDS encoding nucleotidyltransferase domain-containing protein, with translation MRRIVEGYAPDRIILFGSYAYGEPTEDSDLDLLVIKAGIGPTRAERAVAVRRLLRGAGAPMDILVRTPAEVTAAAAAVRSTIEAQAVTEGRILYAAA, from the coding sequence GTGCGCCGCATCGTAGAGGGCTACGCGCCGGACAGAATCATCCTGTTCGGCTCGTATGCCTACGGCGAGCCTACGGAGGACAGCGACCTGGATTTGCTCGTGATTAAGGCGGGCATCGGGCCTACGCGCGCCGAACGGGCCGTGGCCGTGCGCCGCCTACTGCGCGGGGCTGGGGCCCCAATGGACATTCTGGTGCGCACCCCGGCCGAAGTAACCGCCGCCGCCGCCGCCGTCCGCTCTACCATCGAGGCGCAGGCCGTTACCGAAGGACGCATCTTGTATGCAGCCGCTTAG
- a CDS encoding HEPN domain-containing protein: MQPLSPAEKAYLQEWLEVADPDLRAAERMLADDPSIYGYHIPFACQQAVEKYCKGALLAHGNKFPRAHDLPELLNRLQPVLTFSAAELDQADELADYAVETRYPPQTRVTLAEMQEALRIARYFQARLRPLVQAALL, from the coding sequence ATGCAGCCGCTTAGCCCCGCCGAAAAAGCGTACCTGCAGGAATGGCTGGAGGTGGCCGACCCGGACCTGCGGGCCGCCGAGCGGATGCTAGCCGATGACCCGTCCATATACGGCTATCATATTCCTTTTGCCTGCCAGCAGGCAGTAGAGAAATACTGCAAAGGCGCGTTGCTGGCCCACGGCAACAAGTTTCCGCGCGCACACGACCTGCCTGAGCTTTTGAACCGGCTCCAGCCAGTACTTACGTTTTCGGCGGCGGAGTTGGACCAAGCCGACGAACTGGCCGACTATGCGGTAGAAACGCGCTACCCGCCGCAAACCCGCGTTACGCTTGCCGAAATGCAAGAAGCGCTGCGCATTGCGCGGTACTTTCAGGCCCGGTTGCGGCCCTTGGTTCAGGCCGCGCTTTTGTGA
- the odhB gene encoding 2-oxoglutarate dehydrogenase complex dihydrolipoyllysine-residue succinyltransferase, which produces MPTEIKIPAVGESITEVTIAKWLKKDGDAVKRDEVIAELESDKATFELPAETAGVLKIRVAEGETIGIGTIIAELDGGSEAAGAPAAAAPAAAAPAPAAAAAADPLAKGEENPQASDQAGYGGTPADRPGGSPAAAPAAAPAPAAGGGSTVEMKIPAVGESIAEVTIAKWLKPDGAAVKRDEVIAELESDKATFELPAEAEGILRHAAQEGETIGIGALIARIEGGGGAPAAAPAAAVPAALAAAVPLAQTPAAPGAATYATGVPSPAAGKILDEKGVATTDVAGSGRDGRITKEDAQNAQAKPAAPAPQAAPAVPAAAAPAAAVPAAPAGSRGQRRERMSNLRKTVARRLVAVKNETAMLTTFNEVNMQPIMDLRTKFKDKFKEKNGVGLGFMSFFTKAVCVALKEWPAVNAQIDGTDLVYNDFCDISIAVSAPKGLVVPVIRNAEQLSFEGIEKEVVRLAVLARDNKLTIEQMTGGTFTITNGGVFGSMLSTPIINAPQSAILGMHNIIQRPVAENGQVVIRPMMYLALSYDHRIIDGRESVSFLVRVKELLEDPTRLLLGV; this is translated from the coding sequence ATGCCCACCGAAATCAAAATTCCCGCCGTCGGCGAATCCATCACGGAAGTAACCATTGCCAAGTGGCTGAAAAAAGACGGCGACGCCGTGAAGCGCGACGAGGTAATTGCCGAGCTCGAATCCGACAAAGCCACGTTTGAGCTGCCCGCCGAAACCGCCGGTGTGCTGAAAATTCGGGTGGCTGAGGGCGAAACCATCGGCATCGGTACTATTATCGCCGAGCTCGACGGTGGCAGCGAAGCCGCCGGGGCCCCCGCCGCCGCTGCTCCGGCCGCTGCTGCTCCAGCTCCTGCCGCCGCCGCCGCCGCCGACCCGCTGGCGAAAGGCGAAGAAAACCCGCAGGCCAGCGACCAGGCCGGCTACGGTGGGACCCCGGCCGACCGCCCCGGTGGAAGCCCGGCCGCCGCTCCTGCGGCGGCTCCGGCACCCGCCGCTGGCGGTGGCAGCACCGTAGAAATGAAGATTCCTGCCGTTGGCGAATCCATTGCGGAGGTGACCATTGCCAAGTGGCTGAAGCCCGACGGCGCGGCCGTGAAGCGCGACGAAGTGATTGCCGAGCTGGAGTCAGACAAAGCCACGTTTGAGCTGCCCGCCGAGGCCGAAGGTATCCTGCGCCACGCTGCTCAGGAGGGCGAAACCATCGGCATCGGGGCCCTCATTGCCCGCATCGAAGGCGGCGGTGGGGCCCCGGCGGCCGCGCCGGCTGCGGCGGTCCCCGCCGCCCTGGCAGCGGCCGTGCCCCTGGCCCAAACGCCCGCCGCGCCCGGTGCCGCGACGTACGCTACGGGTGTGCCCTCGCCGGCCGCTGGCAAAATATTAGATGAGAAAGGCGTAGCTACTACCGATGTGGCCGGCTCGGGCCGCGACGGCCGCATTACCAAGGAAGATGCCCAGAACGCGCAGGCCAAGCCCGCCGCTCCTGCTCCGCAAGCTGCTCCGGCAGTGCCCGCGGCGGCCGCGCCCGCGGCGGCGGTGCCCGCTGCCCCGGCCGGCAGCCGCGGCCAGCGCCGTGAGCGCATGAGCAATCTGCGCAAAACGGTGGCCCGCCGCCTCGTGGCCGTGAAGAACGAAACGGCCATGCTCACCACCTTCAACGAGGTGAATATGCAGCCCATCATGGACCTGCGCACCAAGTTTAAGGACAAGTTCAAGGAGAAAAACGGCGTGGGCCTGGGCTTCATGTCGTTCTTCACCAAGGCCGTGTGCGTGGCCCTGAAAGAATGGCCCGCCGTGAACGCCCAAATCGACGGCACCGACTTGGTGTACAACGATTTCTGCGACATCAGCATCGCCGTGTCGGCCCCCAAGGGCCTGGTAGTACCCGTGATTCGCAATGCCGAGCAGCTCTCGTTCGAAGGTATTGAGAAGGAAGTGGTGCGCCTGGCCGTGCTGGCCCGCGACAACAAGCTGACCATCGAGCAGATGACGGGCGGCACGTTCACCATCACCAACGGCGGCGTCTTCGGCTCGATGCTGAGCACGCCCATTATCAACGCCCCGCAATCGGCCATTTTGGGGATGCATAACATCATCCAGCGCCCCGTGGCCGAGAACGGCCAGGTGGTGATTCGCCCTATGATGTACCTGGCTCTCAGCTACGACCACCGCATCATCGACGGCCGCGAATCCGTCAGCTTCCTGGTGCGGGTGAAGGAGCTGCTTGAAGATCCCACCCGCCTGCTACTGGGCGTGTAG
- a CDS encoding DUF4126 family protein, translating to MKAKKLKAAKFKKDPNWPKPAPSARFWPVLGLAVLSGMRTNSGPAFLSHYLSGQARPKSLAKSPLRFLQNPAVASTLKVLLGMEFVGDKLPNIGNRTEPQQVGARAVSGALVGATLYKARGGSALSGALVGSLGAVASTFLTFWLRKTISERTHTNTSLVGLGEDALVVAGGSAWVAAQAER from the coding sequence ATGAAAGCTAAAAAATTGAAAGCCGCCAAGTTCAAGAAAGACCCCAACTGGCCCAAGCCGGCCCCCTCGGCCCGCTTCTGGCCTGTGCTGGGCCTGGCCGTCCTGTCGGGCATGCGTACCAATAGCGGCCCCGCCTTCCTCAGCCACTACCTGAGCGGGCAGGCCCGCCCCAAGAGCCTGGCCAAGTCGCCGTTGCGCTTCCTGCAAAATCCCGCCGTGGCCAGCACCCTCAAGGTCCTGCTGGGTATGGAATTCGTAGGCGACAAGTTGCCCAACATTGGCAACCGCACCGAGCCCCAGCAAGTGGGGGCCCGGGCTGTTTCGGGGGCCCTGGTGGGCGCCACGCTCTATAAAGCCCGCGGCGGCAGCGCCCTGAGCGGGGCCCTGGTGGGCAGCCTGGGGGCGGTGGCCTCGACGTTCCTCACATTCTGGCTGCGCAAAACCATCAGCGAGCGCACCCACACCAATACGTCGCTCGTGGGCCTGGGCGAAGACGCGCTGGTGGTGGCCGGCGGCTCGGCCTGGGTGGCGGCGCAGGCCGAGCGGTAG
- a CDS encoding Crp/Fnr family transcriptional regulator, whose amino-acid sequence MSHSASPNCLDCPNRRGPLPGCCQLDELGRVAGNKISQVYQKGQAIFSAGSATLGMHCVRQGRIKVARVGGDGKEQIVRLVKGGDVLGYHSLLTEKCYSTSAVALDDCVVCFVPRADFLRLVQSNVQFSMSLMQLMAQGLGEAEERMLHLAYKPVRERLAGALLLLQRTYHDGAAAPFTISLSRDDLAALVGTAKETATRLLSEFKAEGIIDTRGSRITLLAPNRLEQISSLYD is encoded by the coding sequence ATGAGCCACTCCGCTTCACCCAACTGTCTGGATTGCCCCAACCGCAGGGGGCCCCTGCCGGGCTGCTGCCAGCTGGACGAATTGGGCAGGGTTGCTGGCAACAAAATATCGCAGGTGTACCAGAAGGGCCAGGCGATTTTTAGCGCGGGCAGCGCCACGCTGGGAATGCACTGCGTGCGCCAGGGCCGCATCAAGGTGGCCCGGGTGGGCGGCGATGGCAAAGAGCAGATCGTACGCTTGGTAAAGGGCGGCGACGTGCTGGGCTACCACTCGCTGCTGACCGAAAAGTGCTACTCGACCTCGGCCGTGGCCCTGGACGACTGCGTGGTGTGCTTTGTGCCCCGCGCCGATTTCCTGCGGCTGGTGCAATCCAACGTCCAGTTTTCAATGTCGCTGATGCAGCTGATGGCCCAGGGGCTGGGCGAAGCCGAGGAACGTATGCTGCACCTGGCCTATAAGCCTGTGCGCGAGCGGCTGGCCGGAGCCTTGCTGCTGTTGCAGCGCACGTACCACGACGGCGCGGCCGCGCCGTTCACCATTTCGCTCTCGCGCGACGACCTGGCGGCCCTGGTGGGCACGGCCAAGGAAACGGCTACCCGCTTGCTCTCCGAATTCAAGGCGGAAGGTATCATCGACACGCGCGGCAGCCGCATTACCCTGCTGGCCCCCAACCGCCTGGAGCAAATCTCCAGCCTATACGACTAG